The genomic window TTCAGTTATCATTTTATTTGAAATAGTTTTCTCTATATCTACTGCTATCTCTTCTATTTGACTTCTTGATACAGGCCTTTTTTGGCAAGCAATAATTAAACCATTAATAATTTTTTCTTTGTTAAAATTTTCTCTTGTTAAGTCTCTTTTTACCACTAATATTGGAATATCTTCTACTTTTTCATATGTTGTATATCTCTTATTGCACTTTAAACATTCCCGTCTTCTTCTAATAGTTGTATTATCATCTGTTGATCTAGAATCTACTACTTTACTT from Clostridium septicum includes these protein-coding regions:
- the nrdR gene encoding transcriptional regulator NrdR; this encodes MKCPFCSFEESKVVDSRSTDDNTTIRRRRECLKCNKRYTTYEKVEDIPILVVKRDLTRENFNKEKIINGLIIACQKRPVSRSQIEEIAVDIEKTISNKMITEVESKYIGEMVMNRLKKIDEISYVRFASVYRQFKDINTFLEEIKSLVSNN